A stretch of Cicer arietinum cultivar CDC Frontier isolate Library 1 chromosome 5, Cicar.CDCFrontier_v2.0, whole genome shotgun sequence DNA encodes these proteins:
- the LOC101502669 gene encoding U-box domain-containing protein 18-like — translation MTSNKINQTPTRRRPLTFPAVHPCKSISPATLLSSLITLSQNICTFQPNSFPTQKRNAKETKRQITILLIFFQELHHRRSFIPKQIIPIFSELHFTLQHIHFLIQDCSLQNARLWILFKSQFVATQFHLLVRSVSKSLHSLPLHVLDICDEVKELIELLTKQAAKVKLELDENDEREAKRVTLILNQLEKGTEPDVNSMKQVLDYLEIKTWIDCNEDIKFLQNVEKEVPLLKGLIGFLCYCRVIIFESLDFQSLNRNNRSETGCSIGMLNCVTPNDYRCPISLELMTDPVTVSTGQTYNRASILKWLKDGNMTCPITGERLISTELFPNTALKKLIQKFCYDNGISTTKSHVSITTATTVNTDSPAAAHAIQFASWSLARMLVFGTEEQKNKAAYEIRLLSKSNVFNTACLAEMGTVPPLLDLIQTTTTQENAIAALLKLSKHIIGREAIMESRGLESLVTVLKRGYSLEARRDAAGIIFYLTSVKEYRKLIGENSEAVHGLVEIIKEGTICGKKNAIVAIFGLLLLPKNRSKVLVSGAVPAIVNVLSSSDRAYVVNDCLAVLVVLADSGEGALAILEGLDLCLVVGVLKSATSREEKEYCVSILLSLCVNIGAQVVGVLVKDASLMPLLYAIITDGTPQAEKKARKLINVLQEFLEKRTLGMVGSSVSH, via the coding sequence ATGACTTCTAATAAGATCAATCAAACTCCAACCCGACGGCGTCCCTTAACCTTCCCGGCAGTCCACCCCTGCAAATCCATATCTCCGGCAACCCTCCTCAGTTCATTAATCACTCTCTCACAAAACATATGCACTTTCCAACCAAACTCCTTCCCCACACAAAAACGAAACGCCAAAGAAACTAAGCGCCAAATCACAATTCTCCTCATATTCTTCCAAGAACTCCATCACCGTCGTTCTTTCATCCCAAAACAAATCATTCCCATTTTCTCGGAACTCCACTTCACCCTCCAACATATCCACTTCTTAATACAAGACTGTTCCCTCCAAAACGCACGCCTCTGGATTCTCTTCAAATCACAATTCGTCGCCACACAGTTTCACCTTCTCGTCCGTTCCGTATCCAAATCTCTCCACTCGTTACCCCTCCACGTCCTCGATATATGCGACGAGGTTAAAGAACTAATTGAATTACTAACCAAACAAGCCGCAAAAGTGAAATTGGAACTCGACGAAAACGACGAACGCGAAGCCAAACGAGTCACTTTAATTTTGAATCAATTAGAAAAAGGAACCGAACCAGACGTTAATTCCATGAAGCAAGTACTCGATTACCTTGAAATCAAAACTTGGATCGATTGCAACGAAGATATCAAATTCCTCCAAAACGTAGAGAAAGAGGTTCCTCTGTTGAAAGGTTTAATAGGTTTTTTGTGCTATTGTCGTGTGATCATATTCGAATCCCTAGATTTTCAATCGCTTAACCGTAATAATAGATCAGAAACCGGGTGCAGCATAGGGATGTTAAACTGCGTAACACCGAATGATTACCGTTGTCCAATTTCACTCGAACTCATGACAGATCCTGTAACCGTTTCCACTGGCCAAACATACAACAGAGcttcaattctaaaatggttAAAAGACGGAAACATGACGTGTCCAATAACAGGGGAAAGACTCATTTCAACGGAGCTTTTTCCAAATACAGCACTCAAAAAACTTATCCAAAAATTCTGTTACGATAACGGAATTTCAACAACCAAGTCCCACGTCAGCATAACAACGGCAACCACCGTGAATACTGATTCTCCCGCTGCAGCACACGCGATACAGTTCGCGTCGTGGTCACTCGCTCGAATGTTAGTTTTCGGAACAGAGGAACAGAAAAACAAAGCAGCTTACGAAATTCGTTTACTCTCTAAATCAAACGTGTTCAACACGGCGTGTTTGGCTGAAATGGGAACAGTGCCACCGTTACTCGATCTTATTCAAACTACAACTACGCAAGAGAACGCAATCGCTGCTCTTTTGAAGCTTTCAAAGCATATCATTGGCCGCGAAGCTATCATGGAGAGTAGAGGTTTAGAATCTCTTGTTACGGTTCTCAAAAGAGGTTATAGTTTAGAAGCTCGCAGAGACGCAGCTGGTATAATATTTTATCTCACTTCGGTGAAAGAGTACAGAAAATTAATAGGAGAAAATTCAGAAGCAGTCCATGGTTTAgttgaaataataaaagaaggaaCAATTTGTGGAAAAAAGAACGCCATTGTTGCTATTTTCGGTTTGCTTTTGCTTCCTAAGAATCGTTCTAAGGTGCTTGTTTCTGGTGCTGTTCCTGCTATTGTTAACGTTTTGTCTTCTTCAGATAGAGCTTATGTTGTTAATGATTGTTTAGCGGTTTTGGTAGTTTTGGCGGATAGTGGTGAAGGTGCTTTGGCTATATTAGAAGGTTTGGATTTGTGTTTGGTTGTTGGGGTTTTGAAATCTGCAACTTCACGTGAAGAGAAGGAGTACTGTGTTTCTATTTTGTTGTCGCTGTGTGTTAATATTGGTGCACAGGTTGTTGGTGTTTTGGTGAAGGATGCTTCGCTTATGCCATTGCTTTATGCAATTATTACGGATGGTACTCCTCAAGCGGAAAAGAAAGCACGTAAGCTTATTAATGTCTTGCAAGAATTCCTTGAGAAGAGGACTTTGGGAATGGTGGGATCCTCTGTTTCGCACTAA
- the LOC101502148 gene encoding protein DSS1 HOMOLOG ON CHROMOSOME V-like: MATETKAVTEDVKIDLFEDDDEFEEFEINEEWDDKEEGKEVTQQWEDDWDDDDVSDDFSLQLRRELESSTDKN, translated from the exons ATGGCAACTGAAACAAAGGCTGTCACTGAGGATGTCAAGATCGATCTCTTTGAAGACGATGATGAATTTGAAGAGTTTGAAATTAATGAAG AGTGGGATGATAAGGAGGAAGGGAAAGAAGTAACTCAACAGTGGGAGGATGATTGGGATGATGACGATGTTAGTGATGATTTCTCTCTTCAGTTGAGAAGGGAGTTGGAGAGCAGTACTGATAAGAATTAA